Proteins from one Malaya genurostris strain Urasoe2022 chromosome 2, Malgen_1.1, whole genome shotgun sequence genomic window:
- the LOC131431814 gene encoding zinc finger protein 260-like isoform X2, with product MNNDVAVGDIDVLDQKSAADEQEIEDDIQITGNSQQSVNTDTQIDFPIVEALEENLTTENNQNLDQLIDHNGDDIQLCYNVVEMMSFRCCVCSSIFYSQEDHQEHVELVHEITFPRDASDARTQPECFICQQVYATLEDLELHQGTSFMELFQCNHCDNIYETVDNVIQHYEQTHQLGPTNNSEHSSCSVEERTVEKPMPRKNSSNTSTSSGRYCCVTHCHANFSNEKHLVEHAQQKHAVKLKYNQEKNTPNKPFVCSVCFRSFGSIKNLKVHQFVRANVVRGKHFLCSHCSFRTGSRNLLTIHERSKHSGERPFECCYCDKRFFSELHLKNHMICHSSERPFECSICQKSFNRKRNMEEHIRSCHSEDKPFKCELCTARFKVPQHLRIHTRIHSGEKPYKCSYCDNSYYHITDCKRHEMVHTGEKPYKCDNCEAAFTRKRTLKIHERTHSGERPYCCVICGKGFCQNATLKKHMHRHERIGDDATEAVEMLADYD from the coding sequence ATGAACAATGACGTAGCCGTGGGTGATATTGACGTCCTAGATCAAAAATCTGCAGCCGATGAACAAGAAATCGAAGACGACATCCAGATCACGGGAAACAGCCAACAATCCGTCAATACGGACACACAAATTGATTTTCCAATTGTCGAAGCACTAGAGGAAAACTTGACCacagaaaataatcaaaacctAGATCAACTGATTGATCATAATGGAGATGATATACAATTGTGCTATAATGTAGTCGAAATGATGAGTTTCCGATGTTGCGTATGTTCGAGCATCTTCTACAGTCAAGAGGATCATCAGGAGCATGTTGAGTTGGTGCATGAAATTACGTTCCCACGAGATGCTTCAGATGCTAGGACACAGCCTGAATGCTTCATATGCCAACAAGTGTATGCTACTTTAGAGGATCTAGAATTGCACCAGGGGACCAGCTTTATGGAACTGTTTCAATGCAATCATTGCGATAACATTTATGAAACCGTCGACAATGTCATACAGCATTACGAGCAAACGCATCAGCTTGGGCCGACAAATAATAGTGAACACAGTTCTTGTTCCGTCGAAGAACGAACCGTCGAGAAACCAATGCCGAGAAAAAACAGCTCAAATACTAGCACATCATCGGGACGCTACTGCTGTGTAACACATTGCCACGCAAATTTTTCGAATGAGAAACACTTAGTTGAACATGCCCAGCAGAAACATGCGGTGAAACTGAAGTATAACCAAGAGAAAAACACTCCAAATAAACCATTTGTTTGCAGCGTTTGCTTTCGCTCGTTTGGCTCTATAAAGAATCTCAAAGTCCACCAGTTTGTTCGTGCCAACGTCGTTCGTGGAAAGCATTTTTTGTGTAGCCATTGTTCATTCCGTACAGGTAGTCGTAATCTGCTAACCATCCATGAACGATCGAAACACAGTGGAGAACGACCATTTGAATGTTGTTATTGTGACAAACGATTTTTCAGTGAGCTACATCTGAAAAATCATATGATATGCCATTCATCGGAGCGTCCCTTTGAATGTTCAATCTGCCAGAAAAGTTTTAACAGGAAACGAAATATGGAAGAACACATTCGTTCATGTCACTCCGAGGATAAACCGTTCAAATGTGAGTTATGTACGGCTCGATTTAAAGTACCCCAGCATCTACGTATTCATACCAGGATCCACTCCGGGGAGAAACCGTATAAATGTTCCTATTGCGATAACAGCTATTACCACATAACCGATTGCAAAAGGCATGAAATGGTGCACACCGGTGAAAAACCGTACAAATGTGACAATTGTGAGGCGGCTTTTACCAGGAAGCGAACGTTGAAAATTCACGAAAGAACTCATTCAGGGGAGCGACCTTACTGCTGCGTAATTTGTGGGAAAGGGTTCTGCCAGAATGCCACACTCAAAAAACATATGCATCGTCACGAACGTATCGGCGATGACGCTACTGAAGCGGTAGAAATGCTCGCCGATTACGATTAA
- the LOC131431814 gene encoding zinc finger protein 260-like isoform X1, whose product MEEQCRTCMVDIGHQDGSKSVFSDTPEGHTIASLLLKYCCLSISEHDQLPKHVCDRCVEELLAFTNFHRQCELSEQTFRDIGGTMNNDVAVGDIDVLDQKSAADEQEIEDDIQITGNSQQSVNTDTQIDFPIVEALEENLTTENNQNLDQLIDHNGDDIQLCYNVVEMMSFRCCVCSSIFYSQEDHQEHVELVHEITFPRDASDARTQPECFICQQVYATLEDLELHQGTSFMELFQCNHCDNIYETVDNVIQHYEQTHQLGPTNNSEHSSCSVEERTVEKPMPRKNSSNTSTSSGRYCCVTHCHANFSNEKHLVEHAQQKHAVKLKYNQEKNTPNKPFVCSVCFRSFGSIKNLKVHQFVRANVVRGKHFLCSHCSFRTGSRNLLTIHERSKHSGERPFECCYCDKRFFSELHLKNHMICHSSERPFECSICQKSFNRKRNMEEHIRSCHSEDKPFKCELCTARFKVPQHLRIHTRIHSGEKPYKCSYCDNSYYHITDCKRHEMVHTGEKPYKCDNCEAAFTRKRTLKIHERTHSGERPYCCVICGKGFCQNATLKKHMHRHERIGDDATEAVEMLADYD is encoded by the exons ATGGAAGAACAATGCAGAACCTGCATGGTGGATATTGGTCATCAAGATGGATCAAAATCAGTATTTAGTGATACACCAGAAGGACATAcaattgcttctttgcttctgaaATATTGCTGCCTGAGT ATTTCAGAACACGACCAACTTCCGAAACATGTCTGTGATCGTTGTGTGGAAGAACTACTGGCGTTTACGAATTTCCACCGTCAATGTGaactttctgaacaaacttTTCGGGACATCGGTGGAACCATGAACAATGACGTAGCCGTGGGTGATATTGACGTCCTAGATCAAAAATCTGCAGCCGATGAACAAGAAATCGAAGACGACATCCAGATCACGGGAAACAGCCAACAATCCGTCAATACGGACACACAAATTGATTTTCCAATTGTCGAAGCACTAGAGGAAAACTTGACCacagaaaataatcaaaacctAGATCAACTGATTGATCATAATGGAGATGATATACAATTGTGCTATAATGTAGTCGAAATGATGAGTTTCCGATGTTGCGTATGTTCGAGCATCTTCTACAGTCAAGAGGATCATCAGGAGCATGTTGAGTTGGTGCATGAAATTACGTTCCCACGAGATGCTTCAGATGCTAGGACACAGCCTGAATGCTTCATATGCCAACAAGTGTATGCTACTTTAGAGGATCTAGAATTGCACCAGGGGACCAGCTTTATGGAACTGTTTCAATGCAATCATTGCGATAACATTTATGAAACCGTCGACAATGTCATACAGCATTACGAGCAAACGCATCAGCTTGGGCCGACAAATAATAGTGAACACAGTTCTTGTTCCGTCGAAGAACGAACCGTCGAGAAACCAATGCCGAGAAAAAACAGCTCAAATACTAGCACATCATCGGGACGCTACTGCTGTGTAACACATTGCCACGCAAATTTTTCGAATGAGAAACACTTAGTTGAACATGCCCAGCAGAAACATGCGGTGAAACTGAAGTATAACCAAGAGAAAAACACTCCAAATAAACCATTTGTTTGCAGCGTTTGCTTTCGCTCGTTTGGCTCTATAAAGAATCTCAAAGTCCACCAGTTTGTTCGTGCCAACGTCGTTCGTGGAAAGCATTTTTTGTGTAGCCATTGTTCATTCCGTACAGGTAGTCGTAATCTGCTAACCATCCATGAACGATCGAAACACAGTGGAGAACGACCATTTGAATGTTGTTATTGTGACAAACGATTTTTCAGTGAGCTACATCTGAAAAATCATATGATATGCCATTCATCGGAGCGTCCCTTTGAATGTTCAATCTGCCAGAAAAGTTTTAACAGGAAACGAAATATGGAAGAACACATTCGTTCATGTCACTCCGAGGATAAACCGTTCAAATGTGAGTTATGTACGGCTCGATTTAAAGTACCCCAGCATCTACGTATTCATACCAGGATCCACTCCGGGGAGAAACCGTATAAATGTTCCTATTGCGATAACAGCTATTACCACATAACCGATTGCAAAAGGCATGAAATGGTGCACACCGGTGAAAAACCGTACAAATGTGACAATTGTGAGGCGGCTTTTACCAGGAAGCGAACGTTGAAAATTCACGAAAGAACTCATTCAGGGGAGCGACCTTACTGCTGCGTAATTTGTGGGAAAGGGTTCTGCCAGAATGCCACACTCAAAAAACATATGCATCGTCACGAACGTATCGGCGATGACGCTACTGAAGCGGTAGAAATGCTCGCCGATTACGATTAA